The following proteins are encoded in a genomic region of Fusarium oxysporum f. sp. lycopersici 4287 chromosome 1, whole genome shotgun sequence:
- a CDS encoding hypothetical protein (At least one base has a quality score < 10): MYGRSIEISPPSSPEFDAARYEPNSQDVSPIDDSPNLSQLDLLGERRLTPRQSQTQLRSQIPTMRRDKPTSPGQPSPLRTTRSTDQLADITTPWETMEPPAGSSDMPQQTFGLTTVVTGPQRTTSGNPSPSLGQRIRKFARAKPEPVNTRPPWNGASGRAPMVDPVRDDLTVAPLSLQRRVSKRVGLGRGPSPETPSGNAGTSRRLLPSRSTQNLNEANKTPSPELISHSYPSPPNTGSPPSQPTITHAAAAPMLNPNMVPDQLKAVKRKPSPSSHNPHTSWSSSVYSAMTEDTLLGNKPVINSIEPGSQSTPEDPWVQPTSRFSVTTCNTAAAAETPRLSDNEGQASPPDTPKQQPSVMDRRRPVPGGDNFRRASNVPIIISMKSASPSNDRPASIISTDKALPPAPPEMQSANDRVAYLTARLDSLAHRRNNINKSIKQMTELMPTDRLLSNTDVIRKREIEKKKVEGLKEELAEIQREEHDLGLKLYRANKRLEREAAFEPSSLWVRRVTS, translated from the exons ATGTACGGGCGTTCTATCGAAATCTCCCCTCCAAGCTCCCCCGAGTTTGATGCTGCACGTTACGA ACCAAACTCTCAAGATGTTTCACCAATCGATGACAGCCCAAATTTATCTCAGCTGGATCTTCTAGGGGAACGCCGCCTCACCCCCAGACAATCACAAACACAGCTTCGTAGCCAAATACCAACTATGCGTCGCGATAAGCCTACAAGCCCTGGTCAACCTTCACCACTTCGCACGACTAGGTCAACCGATCAACTTGCAGATATCACCACTCCATGGGAAACTATGGAGCCACCGGCTGGCTCATCCGACATGCCCCAGCAAACATTTGGACTCACAACAGTCGTCACTGGACCGCAGCGTACCACTTCCGGTaatccttctccttcactAGGACAGCGAATTCGCAAGTTTGCTAGAGCAAAGCCAGAGCCTGTTAACACCAGGCCACCATGGAATGGGGCAAGTGGCCGTGCGCCTATGGTCGATCCAGTTCGGGACGATTTAACTGTTGCACCATTGAGCTTGCAGCGTAGGGTCAGCAAGCGTGTTGGGCTTGGTCGTGGCCCGTCTCCTGAAACACCTAGCGGCAATGCTGGAACATCTCGACGACTCCTGCCTTCACGGTCCACCCAGAACCTGAATGAGGCTAATAAAACACCATCTCCCGAACTCATTTCTCACTCATATCCCAGTCCGCCTAATACTGGCTCTCCTCCCTCTCAGCCCACGATCACGCATGCTGCCGCTGCACCCATGCTCAATCCTAACATGGTCCCTGACCAACTCAAGGCAGTCAAAAGGAAACCATCGCCATCGAGTCATAACCCACATACGTCGTGGTCAAGTTCCGTTTATTCCGCAATGACCGAAGATACACTCCTTGGCAACAAACCGGTCATTAACTCCATAGAGCCAGGAAGTCAGTCGACACCAGAAGACCCTTGGGTACAGCCTACTTCTCGCTTCAGTGTCACGACATGCaacactgctgctgctgctgaaaCACCTCGTTTATCTGACAATGAAGGTCAAGCTTCTCCGCCGGACACACCGAAGCAGCAACCGTCAGTAATGGATCGTAGGAGACCAGTTCCAGGCGGAGATAACTTCAGGAGAGCCTCGAATGTACCAATCATCATATCGATGAAATCAGCTTCGCCATCTAATGATCGCCCGGCATCTATCATTTCCACAGATAAGGCACTTCCCCCGGCGCCGCCAGAGATGCAGTCGGCAAACGATCGTGTGGCATATCTCACGGCTAGACTTGACAGTCTGGCGCACCGTCGCAataacatcaacaagagTATTAAGCAGATGACAGAGTTGATGCCTACCGACAGGCTTCTGTCTAACACAGACGTTATTCGCAAGcgtgagattgagaagaagaaagtggAAGGGCTCAaggaggagctggcggaGATTCAAAGAGAGGAGCACGACTTGGGCTTGAAGCTCTACCGAGCGAATAAACGTCTTGAAAGAGAGGCGGCTTTTGAACCCTCATCTCTCTGGGTCAGACGCGTCACATCATAA